The Bacteroidota bacterium genomic interval CAAAGGAAGATTTTATCATTCCGCCGGTCTGGCCTTGCACGACCTGGCGGTGCTAAAAGGGATGCTTTCCGCCGCGCTGGGCGGAACACATTTCAAGTAGAGTCATCGTACCTGCGCGTACTCCGGGGATCAACTTGTTCAATATCCTGCTGCTGACCACGGAAATGCGACCCGGCGGCGCGGAACGCATCGTTCACGACCTCGCCGTCAGCCTTGACCAGGAGAAATTCCGCGTCACCGTCGCGGCTTTGGACGGGCGCGGGGAATACGCCGACCGCATCCGCGCGCACGGAATCGAAGTGATTGACCTGGGCGCGTATCACCCCTGGCGCGTGGACGTGGTGCTCAAAATCCGCAAACTGCTGCTGGAAAAAAATATTCACCTGCTTAACACCCATCTCATTCATGCCAACGTGACTGGCCGCCTGGCGGCGGCGCTGCTGCCTAAAAAAATCCCGGTGATCTCGACCGTCCACATTGTCGAAAAAAGGCGGAAGGGGTGGCACTTCCGGCTGGACAGATTGACCTCCCGCTGGTGCGATCTGGAAATCTGCGTCAGCGAGGCGGCTAAAAAATTCCACCAGGAACAGACTGGTTTGCCTGACCAATTTTTCACTGTGATTCATAACGGCATTGACTTGTCCCGCTTCGAAGCCCTGCCAAATTCTGCCAACAGATGTTCTATCCGTGCCGAAATCGGCGTGCCGGAAGACGCCTTCCTGATCGGAGGATTCGGTCGCTTCAATTTCCAGAAAGGGTTTGACCTGTTCCTGCAGGCAATTGCCTGGCTGAAAAACGATGGCGTAGACTGCCGCTA includes:
- a CDS encoding glycosyltransferase, encoding MFNILLLTTEMRPGGAERIVHDLAVSLDQEKFRVTVAALDGRGEYADRIRAHGIEVIDLGAYHPWRVDVVLKIRKLLLEKNIHLLNTHLIHANVTGRLAAALLPKKIPVISTVHIVEKRRKGWHFRLDRLTSRWCDLEICVSEAAKKFHQEQTGLPDQFFTVIHNGIDLSRFEALPNSANRCSIRAEIGVPEDAFLIGGFGRFNFQKGFDLFLQAIAWLKNDGVDCRYALAGYGPEEFALKELAWELGVSDQLVFAGYFPAAEEFIPALDLCVVPSRWEGMPLVLLETLACGVPVLASEIDSLQEVAVNTPGVFYVPAESPREIAKRIAEIAALPASETTAFIPSLKARAEFFSLNKMVAGYEAAFLKYL